The following proteins are encoded in a genomic region of Nitrospira sp.:
- a CDS encoding methyltransferase domain-containing protein: MPIDEIEKKVSDRYAKAASTGEQMCCPTSYDMANLKSFIPEEVLKISYGCGTPAGLNTVSAGETVLDIGSGGGIDCFEASRLVGPTGRVIGIDMTDTMLEIARKNAVVVATNLGYPASNVEFRKGMADVMPVTDDTIDLIISNCVINLAPDKRKVFREMFRVAKPGGRFTISDIVADQPVPQYLVHDAEKWGDCLSGALPLTDYMAGMTEAGFVGLHLIKSSPWQRIDGIHFFSVTLTGYKLPAETSTRPARYATLRGPFSRVVDEQGTTYMRGIPQPLTPELAVLLSRPPFAALFVFSDAPLWLNREDPRWTAVFPEQVPCTWKGDYALLAGPFLEACDDDQHRYRRGEPVEICSKTLAVLETEGYAPHFAILNRASHPVDGAAVNCAPAGGCC; encoded by the coding sequence ATGCCGATAGATGAAATCGAGAAAAAAGTCAGTGACCGTTATGCCAAGGCCGCCAGCACGGGAGAGCAGATGTGCTGCCCGACCAGTTATGACATGGCGAACCTCAAATCGTTCATCCCTGAAGAGGTCCTCAAGATTTCGTATGGTTGTGGAACTCCGGCCGGACTGAACACGGTGAGTGCCGGAGAGACGGTCTTGGACATCGGCTCGGGCGGCGGGATCGACTGTTTTGAAGCCTCGCGGCTTGTTGGCCCGACCGGGCGAGTGATCGGCATCGACATGACCGATACGATGCTGGAGATCGCCCGCAAAAATGCGGTCGTGGTCGCCACCAACCTCGGCTATCCCGCGTCCAATGTCGAGTTCCGCAAGGGGATGGCCGACGTGATGCCGGTCACCGACGACACCATCGACCTGATTATTTCGAACTGCGTGATCAACCTGGCTCCCGACAAGCGGAAGGTCTTTCGCGAGATGTTTCGCGTCGCCAAGCCTGGCGGGCGGTTCACGATTTCCGACATCGTCGCCGACCAGCCGGTGCCGCAATACCTGGTGCATGATGCGGAGAAATGGGGCGACTGTTTATCGGGCGCGCTGCCGCTGACTGACTATATGGCCGGGATGACGGAGGCCGGTTTTGTCGGCCTGCATCTGATCAAGTCGTCCCCCTGGCAGCGGATCGACGGCATTCATTTCTTCTCCGTCACCTTGACCGGCTACAAGCTTCCCGCTGAAACTTCGACCCGCCCGGCGCGCTACGCCACGCTTCGCGGCCCCTTCAGCCGCGTGGTGGATGAGCAAGGCACCACTTACATGCGCGGGATCCCCCAACCGCTCACTCCGGAGCTGGCCGTCCTGCTGAGCAGGCCACCCTTCGCCGCGCTGTTCGTATTCTCCGACGCTCCCCTGTGGCTCAACCGCGAGGATCCGCGATGGACCGCCGTGTTTCCTGAACAGGTTCCCTGTACCTGGAAAGGCGACTATGCCCTGTTGGCTGGCCCGTTCCTGGAAGCCTGTGACGACGATCAACACCGATACCGACGCGGCGAGCCAGTCGAAATCTGCTCGAAGACGCTCGCAGTCCTTGAGACAGAGGGTTATGCGCCACACTTTGCTATTCTCAACCGCGCCAGCCATCCTGTTGATGGGGCTGCGGTGAACTGCGCCCCGGCTGGCGGGTGCTGCTAA
- the arsS gene encoding arsenosugar biosynthesis radical SAM protein ArsS (Some members of this family are selenoproteins.), whose protein sequence is MALTLLGRHNPLASSTEQLRILDETAGVTPFATRLTQAGLPSLQASGITVFQINVGKLCNQTCRHCHVDAGPDRTESMSRETAELCIAALAQTDIPTVDITGGAPELNPNFRWLVEQARALGRHVMDRCNLSVLQIPSQSDLAEFLAMHRVEVVASLPYYRASQTDAQRGEGIFDKSIYALRLLNRLGYGREGSGLLLNLVHNPVGAFLPPKQDAIEAQFRKELRAKHGVEFNHLYTITNMPVSRFLEFLVESGNYAGYMERLANAFNPAAATGVMCRYTLSVSWDGTLYDCDFNQMLELPVDHGAPGHIRDFDPALLNQRRIVTRNHCYGCTAGSGSSCGGSVAS, encoded by the coding sequence ATGGCGCTTACCCTCTTAGGCCGTCACAATCCCCTTGCCTCTTCCACCGAGCAGCTGCGTATTCTCGACGAGACGGCCGGCGTTACTCCGTTTGCAACCCGTCTTACGCAGGCCGGATTGCCTTCACTTCAGGCCTCCGGAATCACGGTCTTCCAAATCAACGTCGGCAAACTTTGCAACCAGACCTGCCGCCACTGTCACGTGGATGCGGGACCCGATCGCACGGAGAGCATGTCGCGGGAAACGGCGGAACTCTGCATCGCCGCGCTAGCCCAGACCGATATTCCCACCGTCGACATTACCGGCGGGGCGCCGGAACTGAATCCGAATTTTCGGTGGTTGGTCGAGCAAGCCCGCGCGCTGGGACGTCATGTGATGGATCGCTGCAATTTGTCGGTGCTGCAAATCCCCTCCCAGTCCGACCTCGCGGAATTTCTCGCCATGCACCGCGTGGAGGTCGTCGCCTCTTTGCCCTACTATCGGGCGAGTCAGACCGACGCCCAACGCGGCGAAGGCATCTTCGACAAATCCATCTATGCCCTTCGACTCTTGAATCGGCTCGGTTATGGACGAGAGGGAAGCGGGCTGCTGCTCAATCTGGTGCATAATCCGGTGGGCGCGTTCCTGCCGCCGAAGCAGGATGCGATCGAAGCCCAATTCAGGAAGGAACTTCGCGCCAAGCATGGCGTAGAGTTCAATCACCTCTACACAATCACCAACATGCCGGTGAGCCGATTTCTTGAGTTCCTGGTCGAGAGCGGCAACTATGCCGGCTACATGGAGCGGCTGGCCAATGCCTTCAATCCGGCTGCCGCGACAGGAGTCATGTGCCGCTATACGCTCTCGGTAAGCTGGGACGGGACACTCTACGACTGCGATTTCAACCAGATGCTGGAGCTGCCGGTGGATCACGGGGCGCCTGGCCACATTCGCGACTTTGATCCGGCCCTCCTCAATCAGCGACGGATCGTCACCCGCAACCATTGCTATGGCTGCACGGCCGGATCCGGCTCCTCGTGCGGCGGATCCGTAGCATCGTAA
- a CDS encoding formate--tetrahydrofolate ligase — protein MTDLQLARSVRPRPILDIAEQLGLQANEIAIFGSNKAKISLRSLGRLKARPLGRYILVTAINPTPLGEGKTTTSIGLAMGLSRLGKRAAVTLRQPSLGPVFGIKGGGTGGGHAQVLPMEEINLHFTGDAHAVAASHNLLSAFLDNHLFHGNERGFDIERITWPRTVGVSDRALRQVMVGEETQRHRGQFVITEASEIMAVLALASSQADLRQRLGRIMVGLKQSGAVGTAEELGCAGAMAVLLKDALLPNLVQTLEGTPAFVHTGPFGNIAHGNCSILSDAVALRCADYVVTEAGFGSDLGAEKFFNIKCRVSGFKPAAAVVVATLRALKLHGGGGVAKAGAPLPSGLTGPNMPALEKGFANLEQHIANARAHGIPVVVAVNAFKDDLPAELEWVRNRSREVGAIDAAVSTHWADGGRGAERLADAVVRAVEQPANFTHLYDVKWPIRKKIETIATKMYGAAGVSFEPEAERQIDAAESLGFGELPVCMAKTPLSLSHDPALKGRPVGFTVPIKELRILAGAGFVTAVCSGIQLMPGLPKKPAGERVDLDPVSGEIVGLS, from the coding sequence GTGACTGACCTCCAACTTGCCCGATCCGTTCGACCTCGACCCATTCTCGATATTGCTGAACAACTGGGTCTCCAAGCCAACGAAATCGCAATATTCGGGTCAAACAAGGCAAAAATCTCATTGCGTTCGTTGGGTCGCCTCAAGGCTCGCCCGTTAGGGCGGTATATTTTGGTGACAGCGATTAACCCAACTCCTCTTGGCGAAGGAAAGACGACGACATCGATTGGGCTGGCTATGGGGCTCTCACGATTAGGTAAGCGTGCGGCAGTGACCCTTCGGCAGCCCTCCCTTGGTCCGGTATTTGGAATCAAGGGTGGGGGTACCGGGGGCGGCCATGCTCAGGTGCTGCCCATGGAGGAGATCAATCTACATTTTACCGGTGATGCCCATGCGGTTGCTGCGAGCCACAATCTCCTTTCCGCCTTCCTGGACAATCATCTCTTTCACGGCAACGAACGTGGCTTTGATATAGAGCGAATCACCTGGCCTAGAACAGTGGGAGTCAGCGACCGGGCGCTCCGCCAGGTAATGGTAGGGGAAGAGACGCAGCGGCATAGGGGCCAGTTTGTGATTACCGAGGCTTCTGAGATAATGGCCGTGTTGGCCTTGGCGTCGAGTCAAGCGGACCTCCGCCAACGGCTTGGCCGGATCATGGTGGGATTGAAGCAATCCGGTGCCGTCGGAACTGCAGAGGAACTGGGTTGTGCTGGGGCGATGGCGGTTTTATTGAAGGATGCCTTGCTGCCTAACCTGGTGCAGACCTTGGAAGGAACGCCGGCGTTTGTGCACACCGGTCCGTTCGGCAATATCGCCCACGGTAATTGCTCCATTCTGTCCGATGCCGTGGCTCTCAGGTGTGCAGATTACGTCGTCACAGAGGCCGGGTTCGGGAGTGACCTGGGTGCCGAAAAATTTTTCAACATTAAGTGTCGCGTGTCAGGGTTCAAGCCTGCGGCCGCTGTCGTGGTGGCGACCTTACGAGCCCTGAAGCTGCATGGCGGCGGAGGAGTCGCCAAAGCAGGTGCGCCGTTACCCTCTGGATTGACCGGGCCCAACATGCCAGCTCTGGAGAAGGGCTTTGCGAATCTGGAACAACATATCGCCAACGCGCGCGCTCACGGCATCCCGGTCGTTGTTGCGGTGAACGCGTTTAAAGACGACCTTCCTGCCGAATTGGAGTGGGTGCGGAACCGGTCTCGGGAAGTTGGCGCGATCGATGCCGCAGTCTCGACTCATTGGGCTGATGGAGGGCGAGGCGCTGAACGACTGGCCGATGCGGTGGTTCGTGCAGTGGAACAGCCCGCGAACTTTACTCATCTCTACGATGTGAAGTGGCCAATTAGAAAGAAGATCGAAACGATCGCCACGAAGATGTATGGGGCAGCGGGAGTCAGTTTTGAGCCTGAGGCGGAGCGTCAGATTGATGCGGCCGAGTCTCTAGGATTTGGGGAGCTCCCCGTTTGTATGGCAAAGACACCGTTGTCCTTGTCGCATGATCCGGCGCTGAAGGGAAGACCTGTGGGCTTTACGGTTCCGATCAAGGAATTGCGCATTCTTGCGGGGGCCGGGTTCGTGACCGCGGTCTGCTCTGGGATTCAGCTCATGCCGGGTTTACCGAAGAAACCGGCTGGCGAACGGGTTGACCTGGATCCGGTAAGCGGTGAAATCGTCGGGCTTTCGTAG
- the cutA gene encoding divalent-cation tolerance protein CutA — translation MPIAKSEIIVVFVTVPGLKEGSRISRAVLTSRLAACVNVIPGIRSMYQWKGKLVQEKEAMLVMKTTRLRYRKLEQKIKQLHPYELPEVIAIPLICGSSQYTEWVTREVANK, via the coding sequence ATGCCGATTGCAAAGAGTGAGATAATTGTAGTTTTTGTGACGGTTCCTGGCCTGAAGGAAGGAAGTCGGATCTCAAGAGCAGTTTTGACTTCTCGCTTGGCCGCTTGTGTGAATGTCATTCCTGGGATTCGGTCAATGTACCAGTGGAAGGGCAAGCTAGTTCAGGAGAAAGAGGCCATGTTAGTCATGAAGACCACAAGGCTCCGATACCGAAAGCTCGAGCAGAAGATAAAGCAGCTGCATCCTTATGAACTGCCTGAAGTAATTGCCATTCCGTTGATTTGTGGATCATCACAATATACAGAGTGGGTAACGAGAGAAGTAGCCAATAAGTAG
- a CDS encoding TlyA family RNA methyltransferase, whose product MVNQVRPVKDRLDRVLVARGLAQSRDVAVRMILAGEVRLDGVLSDKPAKLVLLDSAIDVVAHGTRFVSRGGEKLIGALEACAIDAQGAVCLDVGCSTGGFTDCLLQRGAARVYAVDVGYGQFDWRLRQDPRVILHERTNIRYVDRTLIPEPISLVVIDVSFISLTMVLPPIIQFLLPGAIVVALVKPQFEVGKGQVGRGGIVRDEAQRQAVLQRILACAEGLGLTQKATLDSPIRGKKGNLEFLSIFEFNKNVYAKKESDLSGGV is encoded by the coding sequence ATGGTCAATCAAGTACGCCCGGTGAAAGATCGGCTCGACCGAGTGCTGGTCGCGCGAGGGCTTGCTCAAAGTCGGGATGTGGCGGTTCGGATGATACTTGCCGGAGAAGTTCGACTTGATGGAGTTCTTTCCGATAAGCCTGCAAAGTTAGTTCTGCTTGATTCGGCGATTGACGTAGTTGCTCATGGGACTCGGTTCGTGAGCCGGGGTGGGGAGAAGCTTATTGGCGCTCTTGAGGCCTGTGCCATTGACGCGCAGGGAGCCGTTTGCCTTGATGTCGGATGTTCTACGGGAGGATTCACCGATTGTTTGCTGCAACGCGGCGCGGCGCGGGTGTATGCCGTGGACGTTGGATATGGACAGTTTGACTGGCGTCTTCGCCAAGACCCGCGGGTCATTTTGCATGAGCGGACGAACATTCGCTATGTGGATCGAACGCTCATCCCTGAGCCGATCTCTCTCGTGGTCATCGACGTATCGTTTATCTCACTGACCATGGTTCTCCCTCCCATCATCCAGTTTCTTCTGCCGGGGGCGATCGTAGTCGCTCTTGTGAAACCGCAATTCGAAGTGGGAAAGGGGCAGGTTGGTCGCGGGGGAATCGTTCGTGATGAGGCGCAGCGGCAGGCCGTGCTGCAACGGATTCTGGCTTGTGCTGAAGGGCTTGGACTAACTCAGAAGGCGACTCTTGATTCTCCGATCCGCGGGAAGAAGGGGAACCTCGAGTTTCTTAGTATTTTCGAGTTTAATAAAAACGTTTATGCTAAGAAAGAGTCAGATTTGAGTGGTGGCGTGTGA
- a CDS encoding exodeoxyribonuclease VII small subunit: protein MAAVKFEQAMARLEAIVGQLEHGDLSLDESLKIFEEGIRLSKNCLKVLEEAERKVEVLVQDTNGKKQLRAFSLDDDADEASLEP, encoded by the coding sequence GTGGCGGCAGTGAAGTTTGAACAAGCGATGGCTCGGTTGGAAGCGATTGTGGGGCAATTGGAGCATGGCGATCTTTCGCTGGATGAGTCGCTCAAGATCTTTGAAGAAGGAATACGCCTCTCGAAAAATTGTTTGAAAGTGCTGGAAGAAGCTGAACGGAAAGTGGAGGTGCTGGTTCAGGATACAAACGGGAAGAAACAGTTACGGGCATTTTCTCTCGACGATGATGCTGACGAGGCTTCTCTTGAGCCATAG
- a CDS encoding SDR family oxidoreductase → MKVLVTGGAGFIGSHVVDRLVEEGHDVVVVDNLSTGKRKNVNRAANLYKLDIQSSRLERVFRNERPNVVIHLAAQVSVRNSVADPVFDAQVNILGTMNVVHQAVQHGARKVVFSSSGGAIYGEQDMFPAPESHPTNPLSPYGISKLCGEHYLSYFQRTSGIQTVSLRYANVYGPRQDPEGEAGVVAIFIQKMLNNEQPIINGNGRQTRDFVFVDDVAEANLAAMGQETQGVYNVGTGVETSINELFRLLATLTGATSKEVHGPAKKGEQLRSLVDPAKIRQALGWEMKVDLPDGLKRTVAFFREKMS, encoded by the coding sequence ATGAAGGTCTTAGTGACAGGTGGTGCCGGGTTCATTGGTTCGCACGTGGTCGATCGCCTGGTAGAGGAAGGGCACGACGTTGTCGTCGTGGATAATCTTTCCACGGGAAAGCGGAAGAATGTGAATCGTGCGGCGAATCTGTATAAATTAGATATTCAGAGCTCACGGTTGGAGCGGGTCTTTCGAAATGAGCGGCCCAATGTTGTCATCCACTTGGCCGCCCAGGTGAGCGTGAGAAACTCTGTTGCGGACCCTGTATTTGACGCGCAGGTAAATATTCTCGGTACGATGAATGTGGTGCATCAGGCGGTTCAGCATGGAGCGAGGAAGGTGGTGTTTTCCTCTTCGGGCGGGGCCATTTACGGCGAGCAAGATATGTTTCCTGCTCCGGAGAGCCATCCAACGAACCCGCTCTCGCCATACGGAATCAGTAAGTTGTGCGGGGAGCATTACTTGTCGTACTTCCAGCGTACCAGCGGTATTCAAACGGTCAGTCTGCGGTACGCCAACGTGTATGGGCCAAGGCAGGATCCGGAGGGCGAGGCGGGCGTTGTGGCCATCTTTATCCAAAAGATGTTGAACAATGAGCAGCCCATCATCAACGGGAACGGGCGCCAGACGAGAGATTTCGTGTTCGTGGACGATGTAGCCGAGGCGAATCTTGCCGCAATGGGGCAGGAGACTCAGGGGGTTTACAACGTCGGTACAGGCGTTGAGACGTCCATCAATGAGTTGTTCAGGTTGCTGGCAACTTTGACGGGCGCTACATCAAAAGAAGTGCATGGACCCGCTAAAAAGGGGGAGCAACTAAGGAGCCTTGTCGATCCTGCTAAAATTCGACAAGCGCTTGGTTGGGAGATGAAGGTGGATCTCCCTGACGGGTTGAAGCGAACCGTAGCATTTTTTAGGGAAAAGATGAGCTAG
- a CDS encoding peptidoglycan DD-metalloendopeptidase family protein has product MGQTQNQESSDAYTVVIFRGSTAKPLRFSFPRKFVRKLLIVGCIVIIADLLVVSHYVIRTGEVWELSAFRSEAMSAREQTAAFSSAVDDLKKRIGAMKEVNQRLRVMLGIEVPKSGDMANGRGGEETPLPEGSLVPGSANGKGSDEAASLSNNNGAMSVVGIGQTAPLIGEKDTEAAVASVKDGLEWLSREATSQEQILNELSQAAEQRSSRWAATPSIWPVKGWVTSGFGPRISPFTEKPAWHDGLDIGAAANAPVQAPAQGRVTSVGFDPKLGNLVRLDHGFGIETVYGHLAKSLVKEGQRVKRGDVVGLVGSTGLATGPHLHYMVKVNGQALDPNKYILE; this is encoded by the coding sequence ATGGGGCAAACGCAAAACCAGGAAAGCAGTGACGCCTACACGGTCGTAATTTTCCGTGGCTCTACGGCAAAACCCCTTCGTTTTAGCTTTCCGAGGAAATTCGTTCGTAAGCTATTGATAGTTGGATGTATTGTTATCATTGCCGATCTTCTTGTTGTCTCCCACTATGTCATCAGGACTGGGGAAGTCTGGGAGCTTTCCGCGTTCCGCTCGGAGGCTATGAGCGCCCGGGAACAGACCGCGGCATTCTCTTCCGCGGTTGATGACTTGAAAAAGAGAATTGGGGCAATGAAAGAGGTAAATCAACGACTCAGGGTCATGTTGGGTATTGAAGTTCCAAAGTCCGGTGACATGGCCAACGGTCGAGGTGGAGAAGAGACCCCTTTGCCTGAAGGAAGTCTGGTTCCTGGTTCGGCGAATGGAAAGGGATCAGATGAGGCCGCATCGTTATCCAACAATAATGGGGCGATGTCTGTCGTTGGAATTGGCCAGACGGCACCACTCATAGGTGAAAAAGATACTGAAGCTGCGGTTGCCTCTGTTAAAGATGGACTTGAGTGGTTGTCTAGGGAAGCGACCAGCCAGGAGCAGATTCTCAACGAATTGTCTCAGGCTGCTGAACAGCGGTCATCACGATGGGCTGCTACCCCTTCAATTTGGCCGGTCAAGGGCTGGGTGACTTCTGGCTTTGGGCCTCGTATTTCTCCCTTCACGGAGAAGCCAGCGTGGCATGATGGGCTTGATATTGGAGCTGCGGCCAACGCCCCAGTGCAGGCTCCAGCGCAAGGCAGAGTAACATCAGTCGGATTTGATCCGAAGCTCGGCAATTTAGTGCGACTCGACCATGGATTTGGGATTGAAACGGTTTATGGTCACCTGGCAAAATCCCTCGTCAAGGAGGGGCAGCGGGTGAAGCGTGGTGATGTGGTGGGGTTAGTGGGAAGCACTGGTTTGGCAACTGGCCCGCATCTTCACTACATGGTTAAGGTCAACGGGCAGGCGCTTGACCCCAACAAGTATATTCTTGAGTAG
- the hflK gene encoding FtsH protease activity modulator HflK, with protein sequence MTPDHDNPLSSKNLMVWNPNDPWNKKNDNLDEALKQAQSHLQGLIPSGGMKSLLLVGLLVFVAWQSAFIVAPDEEGVVKRFGIPVRTVGPGPHVKIPLVESVLQPKVEKLHRIEVGFRTDRQGRQQMLAQEALMLTGDMNILAIEFIVQYKIKESANYLFNVAEIHETIGKAAEAAMREVVGKGKIDEALTTGKAQIQQDTMVLLQSLLDQYQCGVQVAAIQLQDVSPPEAVAAAFKDVTNAKEDREKLINQSQSYRNDILPKAKGEAAQVVNQAKGYAQARLNRAQGEANRFVATLKEYNQAKDIISKRLYIETMEEILPNIDKVIIDGKGGERVLPYLPLDRLKSRTNASTEEQKP encoded by the coding sequence GTGACGCCTGATCACGACAATCCACTATCCTCCAAAAATCTTATGGTCTGGAATCCTAACGATCCCTGGAATAAAAAGAACGACAACCTCGACGAGGCGTTAAAACAGGCGCAGTCGCACTTGCAAGGGCTCATTCCGTCCGGTGGGATGAAAAGCCTGCTGCTCGTGGGATTGCTGGTCTTTGTCGCCTGGCAGAGTGCGTTTATCGTCGCGCCTGATGAAGAAGGCGTCGTCAAGCGATTCGGCATCCCCGTTCGCACGGTTGGCCCCGGCCCGCACGTCAAGATCCCCCTGGTCGAATCGGTCCTGCAGCCAAAAGTTGAAAAGCTTCACCGTATTGAAGTGGGATTCCGTACGGATCGGCAGGGGCGCCAGCAAATGCTCGCGCAAGAAGCCTTGATGCTCACCGGCGACATGAATATTCTCGCCATCGAATTCATCGTCCAATACAAGATCAAAGAGTCAGCAAATTATCTCTTCAACGTCGCAGAAATTCATGAGACGATCGGCAAAGCCGCCGAGGCCGCCATGCGGGAAGTGGTCGGGAAGGGTAAGATCGACGAGGCCTTGACGACCGGCAAGGCTCAAATCCAGCAGGATACCATGGTCCTTCTCCAGTCTCTTCTCGACCAGTATCAGTGCGGCGTCCAGGTCGCAGCCATCCAACTCCAGGATGTCAGTCCTCCCGAAGCCGTCGCGGCTGCGTTCAAAGACGTGACCAACGCCAAGGAAGATCGGGAGAAACTGATTAACCAGTCGCAAAGCTACCGCAACGACATTCTCCCCAAAGCCAAAGGCGAAGCGGCGCAGGTCGTGAACCAGGCCAAGGGCTACGCCCAGGCGCGACTGAATCGCGCACAGGGAGAAGCCAACCGGTTCGTCGCCACGCTCAAGGAATACAACCAAGCCAAAGATATCATCAGCAAGCGACTCTATATCGAAACGATGGAAGAAATTTTGCCCAACATCGACAAAGTGATCATCGACGGGAAAGGCGGAGAGCGCGTCCTCCCCTACCTCCCGCTCGATCGACTCAAATCGCGCACCAACGCTTCCACGGAGGAGCAGAAACCATGA
- the hflC gene encoding protease modulator HflC has product MTKQGLTIAVLVVVGGLFLLGASPLFIVDITQNAIVVELGKPKRNLTEPGLYVKVPFIQEVTYFDKRLLDYDSEAQDVITQDKKTLLLDNYAKWRIVDPLKVYQSFQTQRGALQRLNDIIYSELRVELGRHELLEIVADHRADLMKIVTQRSHEKASAYGIEIQDVRIKRADLPEQNEKAVFARMQAERERQAKQYRAEGAEEAQKIRSEAEKDREIILAQAYKESEELRGAGDAKAFKVYADAYRQDPKFFEFTRSMEAYKKTFKDKSTLVMSPDSEFFRYLKQR; this is encoded by the coding sequence ATGACGAAGCAAGGCCTGACTATCGCAGTGCTCGTCGTTGTCGGAGGTCTGTTTTTACTCGGGGCTTCACCGCTCTTCATCGTCGATATCACCCAGAATGCGATCGTGGTCGAACTCGGAAAGCCGAAACGCAATCTCACCGAGCCGGGGCTCTACGTCAAAGTGCCGTTTATTCAAGAGGTCACCTACTTCGATAAGCGATTGCTGGACTATGACTCAGAGGCACAAGATGTGATCACGCAGGATAAGAAGACCCTTCTTCTTGATAACTACGCCAAATGGCGGATTGTCGACCCCCTCAAGGTCTACCAGAGCTTCCAAACCCAGCGTGGCGCGCTGCAACGGCTCAACGACATTATCTATTCTGAACTCCGGGTCGAACTTGGGCGCCATGAACTCCTGGAAATCGTCGCGGATCACCGAGCCGATCTTATGAAAATCGTGACTCAACGGTCACATGAGAAGGCCTCTGCCTATGGGATCGAGATTCAAGATGTGAGGATCAAGCGCGCCGACCTTCCCGAGCAGAATGAGAAGGCCGTGTTCGCCCGTATGCAAGCTGAGCGGGAACGGCAAGCGAAGCAATACCGCGCAGAAGGCGCAGAAGAAGCGCAAAAGATCCGGTCTGAAGCGGAAAAAGATCGCGAGATCATTCTCGCCCAGGCATATAAGGAGTCTGAAGAATTACGGGGAGCCGGAGATGCGAAGGCTTTCAAGGTCTACGCCGATGCCTACCGGCAAGATCCGAAGTTCTTTGAATTCACCCGTTCGATGGAAGCCTACAAGAAAACGTTCAAAGATAAGTCGACCTTGGTGATGAGCCCTGATTCAGAGTTCTTCCGCTATCTGAAACAACGCTAA
- a CDS encoding cytochrome P460 family protein, giving the protein MRQPIASYLTIGALLLTVGGCNTVEPSGGKMTADKSLYDRLGGKPAITAVVEDFVGRVAADSRINGRFATANIPRLKMLLVEQICQASGGPCTYTGRDMKTTHAGMGLTGDDFDALVGDLVATLNKFKVGDREKNELLGALGPMKKDIVASPMAMAGPDGTLPLPADYKSWPKFLTDIPKGEAKQVRDIYINPTGARTSAGQHFPNGTVMVMEIYKAKMDGDKLMTGMDGKPVKGDLAKVFVMGKEQGWGDKLPENLKNGDWAYAAYDASSKPLMEDFTKCRACHTPLAQKDFVHRYDEYFQTRGRM; this is encoded by the coding sequence ATGAGACAACCAATCGCATCCTATCTCACCATCGGCGCACTACTGTTGACCGTAGGCGGCTGTAACACCGTGGAACCATCAGGCGGCAAGATGACGGCCGATAAATCACTCTACGACCGGCTGGGCGGGAAACCCGCGATCACCGCCGTCGTCGAAGATTTCGTCGGACGGGTCGCCGCCGATAGCCGCATCAACGGCAGATTTGCCACGGCCAATATTCCTCGCCTCAAGATGCTGCTGGTCGAGCAGATCTGCCAGGCCTCCGGCGGTCCCTGCACCTATACGGGTCGCGATATGAAGACGACTCATGCGGGGATGGGACTGACCGGGGATGATTTCGACGCGCTGGTCGGCGATCTGGTTGCCACACTCAATAAATTCAAAGTCGGTGATCGCGAGAAGAACGAACTGCTTGGCGCGCTCGGCCCGATGAAGAAAGACATCGTCGCGTCGCCGATGGCCATGGCCGGCCCTGACGGCACGCTCCCGCTCCCTGCCGACTACAAATCCTGGCCCAAGTTCCTGACGGACATTCCGAAAGGCGAAGCCAAACAGGTCCGCGACATCTACATCAACCCGACCGGCGCCCGCACTTCAGCCGGACAGCACTTTCCGAACGGCACAGTCATGGTGATGGAAATCTACAAAGCCAAGATGGATGGCGACAAACTCATGACCGGCATGGACGGCAAACCGGTGAAGGGCGATTTGGCGAAGGTGTTTGTGATGGGGAAGGAACAGGGCTGGGGCGATAAGCTGCCCGAGAATCTGAAGAACGGCGATTGGGCCTATGCCGCCTACGACGCCTCCAGCAAACCGCTGATGGAAGATTTCACCAAGTGCCGCGCCTGCCACACCCCGCTGGCACAAAAAGATTTCGTCCACCGCTACGACGAATATTTCCAAACTCGAGGACGGATGTAA
- a CDS encoding rhodanese-like domain-containing protein yields the protein MSYSIGVKELKTRLDKGDKLVLLDVREPWEHALAKLEGSILIPLGTLPQALTKLDKNTEIIAYCHHGMRSADATGFLVQQGFANVKNLVGGIDAWSIQVDNAVPRY from the coding sequence ATGAGTTATTCCATTGGAGTGAAAGAACTGAAGACCAGACTCGATAAGGGCGATAAACTCGTTCTCCTGGACGTAAGGGAACCATGGGAGCATGCCTTGGCAAAACTGGAAGGGTCAATACTCATCCCCTTGGGCACACTACCCCAGGCTCTGACTAAGCTGGATAAAAACACGGAGATCATCGCCTATTGCCATCACGGCATGCGAAGTGCCGACGCTACAGGCTTCTTGGTTCAGCAGGGGTTTGCTAACGTAAAAAACCTAGTAGGCGGAATAGATGCCTGGTCGATTCAGGTAGATAACGCAGTTCCGCGCTACTAA